The genomic DNA TTACCACAATTTATAAAGAATCTGGTTTCACATTCAAACGTTCAGACGTCAACGTTAATGGCAACTACAGTATATCTTTCGAAGCTTAGGTCTATAATACCTGGTAATGTTTATGGTATTGAAACAACGAGGCATAGAATATTTCTTGGTTGCCTGATATTGGCTGCCAAGACTTTGAATGACTCTTCACCTTTGAATAAACATTGGGCTTCGTACACAGGTGGTTTGTTACATATACGAGAAGTTAATACGATCGAACGCGAACTACTGGAGTATTTCGATTGGAACGTAACAATAACAACCGAAGAGCTGATAACATGTTTGTCACCTTTCATCCAGCCAATAAAGGAACAATTTTTACAACACAAACAGCAAAATCTTTTACTATTCAATGCTCCTTTACAGGgtcaattgaaagaatacGTCAATGGTCCGAAAACCTATATGTCAGATGCGCATTCACGTTCGTCGTCAAATTACTCATTACCTTCATTAGCTTCAACGGCAACTCTATCGACCATTGATTCAAGAAGGTCAAAACTTTCACAATACAAGATCCATTCAATCaatgaaagtgatgaaagTCCGGAAGTTTCAGGGCGTAACCCGTATAGGTCACCACTGAGTGATAAAGAGAATATAAACCAGCATTTTGCCCCAAAAAAAACCAATTCAGATTCCCGTTCAACTAAAAAGACGCGACCTCTAATTTTGACAAGGAAGGAATCCAAATATCCCACTGGTACCCACACTACGtcaattaaaaaatcaaactgGCAATCCCTTTTCACATAACATCACGGAAACAAACGGCTTTCAATAATTACGCACAGCACTCAATTAATATGAACTTTGATAACATAATATTATATATTTGCATATACCAACAATACATTTCATAAAACAGTATCGGATTAGCAAAAATTAATCTCTATTTATATTACGTTTTGtatatcaaaattgtttttttaatctACTAATACTATATCTAACTGTAcaaatcatcatcttcagcaTCACCAGCACCAAAGGCAGCTCCTGCACCACTGGAAGATCCATCGTTACCAGCACCAGATCCAATACCAGCCCCATTGGTACCTAATGCGGCATCATTGAAACTgaagtttgaaaattgaCCTCTTGAAGCTTTCATCTGTTGGGAGTATGCTTCATAACGACGCAGCTCAGCATCTGAAACCGACCTCTTAGCAGTTTTCATGGCCTCAGAGAAATGTTCTTTAGTGATATATGGAACAAGGTCAGGTTCTTCAATTTGCTCTTCAGCTTTTTTCTCACCATCCATTTCTACATCCTCTTCAGTCTTGACAGCTTTCTTAGATTCAGACAGCCTGTGTGCTTCAATGGAATCTTTGATTGCAAATTTAGCCGCCCTTTGAGCTATATAAGACAAATCTGCACCTGAAAACCCTTGAGTTGCTTTCGCAATTGCCTCTAATTCCAAACCAGGTTCTAATGGAGATTTTCTTAGTTGCGCTTGCAAGATAGATAATCTGGCAGTTTCGTCAGGTAATGGAACGTAAATAAGTTGATCCAATCTACCTGGTCTCAAGATTGCAGGATCAATCTGATCAGGTCTGTTAGTAGCACCAATGACGAAGACATTCTTTTTGGCATTCATACCGTCCATTTCTGTTAATAATTGATTAACGACTCTATCTGAAGCACCACCAGCATCACCAACGGAGCCTCCTCTTGCTTTAGCAATGGAATCTAATTCATCTAAAAAGACAACGGTTGGAGCTGCTGCCCTAGCCTTATCAAAGATATCACGAATGTTGGATT from Zygotorulaspora mrakii chromosome 7, complete sequence includes the following:
- the PCL2 gene encoding cyclin PCL2 (similar to Saccharomyces cerevisiae PCL9 (YDL179W) and PCL2 (YDL127W); ancestral locus Anc_7.289); translation: MSDYEALLHFNRRQVSSEMIQYLASNTACIIQIKPSRSLIDVALPAPSLPQFIKNLVSHSNVQTSTLMATTVYLSKLRSIIPGNVYGIETTRHRIFLGCLILAAKTLNDSSPLNKHWASYTGGLLHIREVNTIERELLEYFDWNVTITTEELITCLSPFIQPIKEQFLQHKQQNLLLFNAPLQGQLKEYVNGPKTYMSDAHSRSSSNYSLPSLASTATLSTIDSRRSKLSQYKIHSINESDESPEVSGRNPYRSPLSDKENINQHFAPKKTNSDSRSTKKTRPLILTRKESKYPTGTHTTSIKKSNWQSLFT